The Calditrichota bacterium genome includes the window CGTTCCAGCTGTTTATCTATTATAACATCCAGCGCATAATTTTTACCCAATTTTGTAATGCGGGAAATAACAGCCTTACCATTTACATGGCCTTGCACCATGTGTCCGCCAAGCCTTGTATTAAGGCTTACAGCACGTTCAAGATTTACTTTCTGGTTTGTTTTAAATTTTCCAATTGTTGTCTTTTGCAAAGTCTCTCCAACGGCGTCTACCCAAAAACCACTGTCTGTTATTTTTGTAGCTGTAAGACATACGCCATTAACCGCAACCGAATCATCAACACTAAGATCATCTAAAATATCTTTAGCCCCAATCAAAAGGTTTAATCCACCTTTGATCGGATTAATCTTTTTAATATTTCCTAATTCTTCTATAAGTCCTGTAAACATTTTATAATTTACTAATTTTTTATCGCTGAAATATAAATTTTTTAAACTTTTTTTCGGAGGATTAGATAATTGTCTTCACCAAGTATTCCACTTTCGTAAATGCTTAGCTCAAAATCATTTTTTAGTTGGATTGAAGACGTTCCGGATTTGAAAAAAACAGGTGCCTGCAAAATGATTATTTCATCAAATAATTGTTGAGATACAAATTGAGAAAAGATATTTTGACCACCTTCGACCAGCAAACTATTAATGCCTTCATTTCCCAATTGTCTCAAAACATCTTTTATGCTGATTCTCCTATGGTTATCTTCTTCACATTCAAACAATCTTACGTTTGCTTTCTGCAACCAATTTGATTTGGAACCTTCACTGGACGGATTATGAAAAATCCATGTTGTCCCCGCTTCAAATGTTTTTGCTTCAGGATCAGACGACAGCTTTCCATCAATAACAATTTTTACAGGATCTTTTCCATCAACATGTCGAACATTTAACTGAGGATTGTCCGATCTTACGGTCCCTGCTCCAATTAAAACAGCATCAAATTCTGCACGTAATTTATGAACAAATTTCCCTGATTCTGCTCCGGTAATCCAGGTTTGTGCGCCTTTATTTTTGCTAATCATGCCATTAAGCGTTTGTGCAATTTTTAAAGTTACCCATGGTTTACTCTCAAGAATATGTTTAAAGAAAAATCGGTTTAATTCCTGCCCTTCATTTTTCAAAATATTTTCAACAACCTCAATTCCTGCATCACGCATTTGTTTTATCGACTTACCTGAAACATTTGGATTCGGATCAGAATTGGATAAAACTACTCGTTTTATACCGGAATTTATAACCAGAGGCAAACAGGGCGGGGTTTTCTTATTTGTATGGCAACAGGGTTCCAGGTTGCAAAAGAGAGTTGCGCCGACTAATGATTCTTTAGCTGTTTTAATGGCCATCGCCTCAGCATGGAGACCACCAAAATGAGCGTGAAAGCCTTCTGAAATAATTCTTCCATCTTTAACAATCACCGCCCCTACTAAAGGATTTGGGCTGACTTTACTACGGCCATTTTTTGCCAATTCAAAACAGCGTTGAATATATTGGTTATACTTGTCCATTTTCATCAGAGGCATTTTTTAAAAGATTATTTGGTTCTTTTCGACTAACAATCTCTTTTAAATTGTCTCTTTCTACACCAAAAACGATTGAAAGAAAATTACTAAGCAAAAAACCTGTAACACCCCAAATAACATCCCCGTTATAATTATAATAGTGGATATTCCAGTCATATCCATGGCGGGAAATCTTTTGGACCCTGAAGATATCATCATTTAAAAGATGTAAAAGCGGTACTTCAATAAGACGATCAATTTCATCTATGCTTATGCTATAGTTGTAGGGATATGGATAGTATCCTACAAAAGGTGAAACAAGAAAATCCGTATTGGTAAGAAAAACATCTGTTTGGCCAAGCACATCAATATCATTGTTTTTAATCCCAACTTCCTCATCTGTTTCACGAAGAGCCGTAAAAAGTAAGTCTTTATCCGTATCATCTTTTCGGCCACCGGGAAATGATATTTGGCCTTTGTGCGTAGCTACCTTTGTAGTGCGTTTTGTGAATAAAATATGGGCCTGATTGTCTTTGAAGAAAAGCGGGATTAATACTGCAGCCGGGTTAGAAGGTCCTTCTTTATAAATAAATGATTTTTGCTTGCGGTTGGAAAGTACTTTTTTGATATGGTCATAAAGCTTATCAGAAGATGAACACAATTCAGCCCAATCTTTCCGGATATTTTTTGTGTTAGCTGAATTCTTCATCTTTTATTTCATAATCTTCTAATTTATTATAAAGCGAACGCCGGGAAATCCCAAGCATTTCGGCTGCTTTTAGCTTGTTTCCTTTTGCCATCAATAATGTTTTGATAATTGACTTACGTTCTATTTCCGGAAGAGGTGTTCCAGCCGGAAAACGAATTTCCTGCCCAGGTAAAACACCTTTTCGAACTGATTCAGGCAAATCCTTTTTATGAATAACATCTTTGGCGGATATCATCGAACGTAACAGAATATTTCGTAGCTCGCGCACGTTTCCAGGCCAGGAATATTTTTTCAGGATATCTGTTGCTTCTTCATCAATGGAATTAACTGTTTTTCCATATTCCCTGTTAAATTTTTCAAGAAAATAATTGTTGATTAATGGTATATCTTCGTTGCGTTCCCTTAAGGGTGGCAGCTCAATGTTATATACATTCAGGCGGTAATATAAATCTTCACGGAATTTTCCTGCGGCGATCATATCTTCCATATTTTCGTTTGTTGCCGCAACAATCCGAACATTGATATCGATCTCTCGTGCGCCACCAACCCGATCAATTTTATGGTTTTCCAAAACTCTTAATAATGAGATTTGAACCTGCTCGCTCATAGAACTGATCTCATCCAAAAATAAAGTGCCACCGTCTGCCTCTTCAAACTTCCCTTTTTTATTATCGATAGCACCGGTAAATGCACCTTTAACATGTCCAAACAGTTCTGAGCTGATCAGGTCTTTTGGGATTGCACCGGTGTTAACTGCGATAAAAGGTTCATTTTTTCGGGATGAAGCCTTGTGAATCGCCCGGGCCACCAACTCTTTCCCAGTACCGCTTTCTCCGTAAACCAAAACTGGAACATCGATATTGGCGATTTCATTTATTTTCTTAACAACATTTTTTATAGGGCGTGATTTACCAATTATTTCGCCAAAATGTACAAACCTTTCCGGGACAGCTATTTCTTTTTCAATTGCAGGTGTTTGTAATAAACGATCAATAATTTGTTTTAATTTAACCGGATCGACAGGCTTAGGAATATAATCAATCGCACCAAGATGAATTGCCTCTACCGCATGCTCTATTGAGCTAAAGCCGGTAATCATGATAACTTTCTGTAATGGATCGTAATCATTGATCATTTTCAACAGTTCCATGCCGTCAATATCCTGCATCTTAAAATCTGTAATTACCAAATCATAATGGTTTTTATAGATTAGCTCCATTGCAGGCTTGGCACCATCAGCCTGATCAACAGTAAATTTGTGAGCCTGAAGAAGAAGGACTAATCCTTCGCGGTGGTTTTGGTCATCATCAATAACAAGTAATCGTGGGGTCATATTTCTCTAAACAAATTAAACATTTTTATTATTTCGGACTGTTTTGGTGAATCTAAAAAAAGACGGGCTAAAATTAAAATAAATCGGCACTTAAGTAATTGTTTGCGGACACAACTGGGCCAGGTTATCAACTATTTATTTTAAAGTAAAAAATAGTTATGTTTGCCTTACTTTTTAACGAATTGAAAAATATACAATGGCCATTAACCTTTCTGCAGAACAAAAAACCCGGGGG containing:
- a CDS encoding CoA pyrophosphatase, with translation MKNSANTKNIRKDWAELCSSSDKLYDHIKKVLSNRKQKSFIYKEGPSNPAAVLIPLFFKDNQAHILFTKRTTKVATHKGQISFPGGRKDDTDKDLLFTALRETDEEVGIKNNDIDVLGQTDVFLTNTDFLVSPFVGYYPYPYNYSISIDEIDRLIEVPLLHLLNDDIFRVQKISRHGYDWNIHYYNYNGDVIWGVTGFLLSNFLSIVFGVERDNLKEIVSRKEPNNLLKNASDENGQV
- a CDS encoding riboflavin synthase, translated to MFTGLIEELGNIKKINPIKGGLNLLIGAKDILDDLSVDDSVAVNGVCLTATKITDSGFWVDAVGETLQKTTIGKFKTNQKVNLERAVSLNTRLGGHMVQGHVNGKAVISRITKLGKNYALDVIIDKQLERYTILEGSISLDGISLTIARLSGTSIGINIIPHTWANTNLAQLKVGDHMNVEVDVIAKYVERLLSFSGRVSEKELTIQKIKDLGF
- a CDS encoding sigma-54-dependent Fis family transcriptional regulator; this encodes MTPRLLVIDDDQNHREGLVLLLQAHKFTVDQADGAKPAMELIYKNHYDLVITDFKMQDIDGMELLKMINDYDPLQKVIMITGFSSIEHAVEAIHLGAIDYIPKPVDPVKLKQIIDRLLQTPAIEKEIAVPERFVHFGEIIGKSRPIKNVVKKINEIANIDVPVLVYGESGTGKELVARAIHKASSRKNEPFIAVNTGAIPKDLISSELFGHVKGAFTGAIDNKKGKFEEADGGTLFLDEISSMSEQVQISLLRVLENHKIDRVGGAREIDINVRIVAATNENMEDMIAAGKFREDLYYRLNVYNIELPPLRERNEDIPLINNYFLEKFNREYGKTVNSIDEEATDILKKYSWPGNVRELRNILLRSMISAKDVIHKKDLPESVRKGVLPGQEIRFPAGTPLPEIERKSIIKTLLMAKGNKLKAAEMLGISRRSLYNKLEDYEIKDEEFS
- the ribD gene encoding bifunctional diaminohydroxyphosphoribosylaminopyrimidine deaminase/5-amino-6-(5-phosphoribosylamino)uracil reductase RibD, translating into MDKYNQYIQRCFELAKNGRSKVSPNPLVGAVIVKDGRIISEGFHAHFGGLHAEAMAIKTAKESLVGATLFCNLEPCCHTNKKTPPCLPLVINSGIKRVVLSNSDPNPNVSGKSIKQMRDAGIEVVENILKNEGQELNRFFFKHILESKPWVTLKIAQTLNGMISKNKGAQTWITGAESGKFVHKLRAEFDAVLIGAGTVRSDNPQLNVRHVDGKDPVKIVIDGKLSSDPEAKTFEAGTTWIFHNPSSEGSKSNWLQKANVRLFECEEDNHRRISIKDVLRQLGNEGINSLLVEGGQNIFSQFVSQQLFDEIIILQAPVFFKSGTSSIQLKNDFELSIYESGILGEDNYLILRKKV